A genomic window from Sporosarcina sp. Marseille-Q4063 includes:
- a CDS encoding patatin-like phospholipase family protein has protein sequence MLIDGVFSGGGLKGFALVGAYEVLEEKGYQFKRVAGTSAGAILASFIAAGYTAKEIERLFDDLDLTSLLDSRLTMLPFPLLKWLHIYWRLGLYQGKELEKWFLEKLADKGVYSFSDLPEGSLKLVASDLTNGRMIVLPDDLERYGIAQETFPVARAVRMSCGIPFFFEPVRLKVGSGDTIVVDGGVLSNFPMWIFDNDVGKRDRPVLGLKLSRRKEEMEGRQIKNAINLFEALFSTMKNAHDEKYISRKHEKNIVFIPVENYSATQFDLDEESKRDLLDIGRKRTELFLNLW, from the coding sequence TTGTTAATTGATGGGGTGTTTTCAGGTGGAGGTTTGAAAGGATTTGCGCTAGTGGGTGCCTACGAAGTGTTGGAGGAAAAAGGTTATCAATTTAAACGTGTAGCCGGAACAAGTGCCGGAGCCATTTTAGCCAGCTTTATAGCAGCTGGGTATACAGCCAAAGAAATTGAACGTTTATTCGACGATTTAGACTTAACTTCACTTTTGGACTCACGATTAACGATGCTTCCATTTCCATTATTAAAATGGCTTCATATTTATTGGCGACTAGGGCTTTATCAAGGGAAGGAACTTGAAAAATGGTTTCTAGAAAAGTTAGCCGACAAAGGTGTCTATTCATTCTCTGATTTACCGGAAGGGTCATTAAAACTTGTTGCATCGGATTTAACGAACGGCAGGATGATTGTTCTGCCAGATGATTTGGAACGCTATGGTATCGCGCAGGAGACCTTCCCAGTTGCACGTGCGGTGCGCATGAGCTGCGGAATTCCTTTTTTCTTTGAACCGGTAAGATTAAAAGTTGGTTCAGGGGATACGATTGTTGTCGACGGTGGCGTATTAAGTAATTTTCCAATGTGGATTTTTGACAATGATGTAGGCAAAAGAGACCGACCAGTACTCGGTTTGAAATTAAGTCGAAGAAAGGAGGAAATGGAAGGTCGGCAAATTAAAAATGCGATAAATTTATTTGAAGCATTATTTTCGACAATGAAAAATGCCCATGATGAAAAATATATTTCAAGAAAGCACGAGAAAAACATTGTTTTTATTCCGGTAGAAAACTATAGTGCAACTCAATTTGACCTAGATGAAGAGTCAAAAAGAGATTTGCTTGATATTGGACGTAAGCGTACAGAGCTATTTTTAAATTTATGGTAA